The proteins below come from a single Leptospira ellinghausenii genomic window:
- a CDS encoding glycosyltransferase family 2 protein, producing the protein MNSKTPLISILLPTHNRQHLVERAIQSVLGQTYPHWELHIIDDGSTDNTWPFLLANLPSWKRQIQSFGRYNKSIQIHQTEHRGVSHARNFGIGKSEGEWITLLDSDDEWYPEKLTKQIQFHNDHPEILFSQTKEVWNKKGNLLEPKGKYQKLSGHFLKESLEICMVTCSSFMAHQKTWELVGNFREEMKTCEDYDLWNRILLKQFPIGLLEENLLVRYGGHEDQLSNQFQAIERFRLYSLLSIRNESISSKESIQEEKYLSDEDQSFQRNSRSLLRDAILERMDTLVQGRKKRGKEVQFLIHFQSLFLKDEPIPQKDLLTLLDDSLF; encoded by the coding sequence ATGAACTCAAAAACTCCACTCATATCAATCTTATTACCAACGCATAACAGACAACATCTGGTCGAGCGTGCCATCCAATCCGTCTTAGGACAAACGTATCCCCATTGGGAACTCCATATCATAGATGATGGATCAACAGACAATACCTGGCCCTTTCTTTTGGCGAATCTTCCCAGTTGGAAACGACAAATCCAATCCTTTGGTCGCTACAATAAATCGATCCAGATCCACCAAACAGAACATAGGGGAGTGAGCCATGCACGTAATTTTGGGATTGGGAAATCGGAGGGAGAGTGGATCACTTTGTTAGATTCTGATGATGAGTGGTATCCAGAAAAACTTACCAAACAAATCCAATTCCATAACGACCACCCAGAAATTTTGTTTTCTCAAACCAAGGAAGTTTGGAACAAAAAAGGAAATCTCCTCGAACCAAAAGGAAAGTATCAAAAACTTTCGGGTCATTTTTTAAAAGAATCCTTAGAAATTTGTATGGTCACTTGTTCCAGTTTTATGGCTCATCAAAAAACTTGGGAACTAGTGGGAAACTTTCGAGAGGAGATGAAAACTTGTGAGGACTATGATTTATGGAATCGAATCCTTTTAAAACAATTTCCAATTGGCCTATTGGAAGAAAACCTACTCGTTCGGTATGGTGGCCATGAAGACCAACTTTCCAATCAATTCCAAGCCATCGAACGATTTCGGTTGTATTCTTTGTTATCAATCAGAAACGAATCCATCTCTAGTAAGGAATCCATCCAAGAAGAAAAATATCTTTCTGATGAGGATCAAAGTTTTCAGAGAAATTCACGAAGTTTACTGAGAGACGCTATCTTGGAACGCATGGATACTTTGGTCCAAGGAAGGAAAAAACGAGGTAAAGAGGTTCAATTCTTAATCCATTTCCAATCACTCTTTTTGAAAGATGAACCCATTCCCCAAAAGGATTTGTTGACTTTGTTAGATGACTCCTTATTCTAA
- a CDS encoding fumarate reductase/succinate dehydrogenase flavoprotein subunit, with the protein MKLDSKIPSGPLEQKWDKHKQDIKLVNPANKRKYKVIIVGTGLAGASAAATLSELGYQVSVFCFQDSPRRAHSIAAQGGINAAKNYQNDGDSVYRLFYDTVKGGDFRAREANVYRLAQVSTNIIDQCVAQGVPFAREYGGTLANRSFGGAQVSRTFYAKGQTGQQLLLGAYSALEKQISRGAVKMYPRTEMLELVLVDGHAKGIVVRDLVTGEISSHAGDAVILASGGYGNVFYLSTNAKGSNVTATYRAYKKGAAFANPCYTQIHPTCIPQSGDYQSKLTLMSESLRNDGRVWVPKKKDDLRPPHEIPEEERDYYLERKYPSYGNLAPRDISSRSAKEACDNGLGVGPKVGDKRLGVYLDFSDSIKRLGENVVADRYDNLFQMYERITGENPYKVPMRIYPAVHYTMGGLWVDYNLMSNIPGLHVLGEANFSDHGANRLGASALMQGLADGYFVIPYTIGDYFAKEGAKNISTDRPEFKEAEARVREMTNKLLTINGNKTPDDFHRALGKIMWDQCGMARNEKGLKDALKKIPELREEFWKNVKVAGSGSELNQELEKAGRVADFLEFGELMCLDALTREESCGGHFREEHQTEDGEAKRNDDKFCHVSAWEYQGEGKTPVEHREKLEYENIHLAVRSYK; encoded by the coding sequence ATGAAATTAGATTCAAAAATACCATCAGGCCCATTAGAACAAAAATGGGACAAACACAAACAAGACATCAAATTAGTCAATCCGGCTAACAAACGTAAGTACAAAGTAATCATCGTAGGAACAGGTCTTGCTGGTGCATCAGCCGCAGCAACTCTTTCCGAACTCGGTTACCAAGTATCCGTATTTTGTTTCCAAGACAGCCCAAGACGTGCACACTCGATCGCGGCACAAGGTGGAATCAATGCGGCAAAGAATTACCAAAACGACGGTGACTCTGTTTACAGATTGTTTTATGACACCGTAAAAGGTGGAGACTTCCGTGCGAGAGAAGCAAACGTATATCGTTTAGCACAAGTATCAACAAACATCATTGACCAATGTGTGGCGCAAGGTGTTCCGTTTGCTCGTGAATATGGTGGAACACTCGCCAACCGTTCGTTTGGTGGAGCTCAAGTTTCTCGTACTTTCTATGCAAAAGGCCAAACGGGTCAACAATTGCTCCTTGGTGCCTATTCTGCTCTAGAAAAACAAATCTCTCGTGGTGCTGTGAAAATGTACCCAAGAACAGAGATGTTAGAGTTAGTGCTTGTGGATGGCCATGCCAAAGGGATTGTCGTCCGTGACTTAGTGACTGGCGAAATTTCTTCCCATGCTGGTGATGCGGTGATTTTGGCTAGTGGTGGTTACGGTAACGTATTTTACCTTTCTACCAATGCAAAAGGATCCAACGTAACAGCAACATACCGTGCTTATAAAAAAGGGGCAGCGTTTGCAAACCCTTGTTACACACAAATCCACCCAACTTGTATCCCACAATCGGGAGACTACCAATCTAAACTCACTCTGATGTCAGAATCGCTCCGAAATGACGGACGTGTTTGGGTACCTAAGAAAAAAGATGACCTTCGCCCTCCTCACGAAATCCCAGAGGAAGAAAGAGATTATTACTTAGAAAGAAAATACCCGTCCTACGGTAACCTTGCTCCTCGTGATATTTCATCGCGTTCAGCAAAAGAAGCTTGTGACAATGGTCTCGGTGTAGGCCCAAAAGTTGGGGACAAACGCCTCGGTGTGTATTTGGATTTTTCTGATTCCATCAAACGATTGGGAGAAAACGTTGTTGCTGACCGATACGACAACCTCTTCCAAATGTATGAGCGCATCACTGGCGAGAACCCATACAAAGTGCCAATGCGAATTTACCCTGCGGTTCACTACACTATGGGTGGTCTTTGGGTCGATTATAACCTCATGTCCAATATCCCTGGTCTCCATGTTCTTGGTGAAGCAAACTTCTCTGACCATGGTGCCAACCGTTTAGGGGCATCCGCTCTGATGCAAGGTCTTGCAGATGGATACTTTGTGATCCCTTACACAATTGGTGATTATTTTGCCAAAGAAGGAGCCAAAAACATTTCTACAGACCGCCCTGAATTCAAAGAAGCAGAGGCTCGTGTTCGTGAAATGACAAACAAACTTCTAACGATCAATGGTAACAAAACACCAGATGATTTTCATCGAGCGCTTGGAAAGATCATGTGGGACCAATGTGGTATGGCAAGAAACGAAAAAGGCCTAAAAGATGCTTTGAAAAAAATCCCTGAACTCCGTGAAGAATTCTGGAAAAATGTAAAAGTTGCCGGTTCCGGTTCGGAACTGAACCAAGAGTTAGAAAAAGCAGGTCGTGTTGCCGACTTCTTGGAATTTGGTGAACTCATGTGTCTCGATGCACTCACAAGAGAAGAATCTTGTGGTGGTCACTTCCGCGAAGAACACCAAACAGAAGATGGCGAAGCAAAACGTAACGATGATAAATTCTGCCACGTATCCGCTTGGGAATACCAAGGAGAAGGAAAAACTCCAGTAGAACACCGAGAAAAACTCGAATACGAAAACATCCACTTAGCCGTAAGGAGCTACAAATAA
- a CDS encoding succinate dehydrogenase cytochrome b subunit: MTLSLDFFRSSIGKKIIMAITGFIWFGFVILHMVGNLQVFQGPEKLNTYAKFLKDLGPLLWVARIGLIVAFFGHVCTAILLKLENSSARPVSYAKNTTIQASFASRTMAYSGLLLLTFLVYHLAHFTLGYTNPDHYTHEYILKNGDVVHDVYAMVILGFQDPTIAISYIVFMVFLALHFSHALGSMLQTLGILAPKHNPTIQKISTGLGLLVFVGNCSMPLSILLGYVR, from the coding sequence ATGACGTTGAGTCTAGACTTCTTTCGATCCTCAATTGGAAAGAAGATCATAATGGCCATTACCGGATTTATCTGGTTTGGATTCGTGATCCTTCATATGGTCGGAAACCTTCAAGTTTTCCAAGGACCAGAAAAATTAAACACCTACGCAAAGTTTCTCAAAGATTTAGGACCCCTTCTTTGGGTAGCACGGATTGGACTCATCGTGGCTTTTTTTGGACACGTATGCACTGCCATCCTCCTAAAACTAGAAAACAGCTCTGCTAGACCCGTCTCTTACGCAAAGAATACAACTATCCAAGCATCGTTTGCATCTCGCACGATGGCTTATAGTGGATTATTACTTTTAACCTTTCTCGTTTACCATTTAGCTCACTTTACTTTGGGTTATACCAACCCTGACCACTACACTCACGAATACATTCTAAAGAATGGTGATGTCGTGCATGATGTGTATGCTATGGTCATCCTCGGATTCCAAGACCCAACAATAGCAATCAGTTATATTGTGTTTATGGTTTTCCTTGCGTTACATTTTTCCCATGCACTGGGTTCCATGTTACAGACTCTTGGGATCCTTGCCCCAAAACACAATCCCACAATTCAAAAAATTTCCACAGGACTTGGACTCCTTGTTTTTGTTGGAAATTGTTCCATGCCACTCTCGATTTTACTCGGGTATGTTCGCTAA
- a CDS encoding succinate dehydrogenase/fumarate reductase iron-sulfur subunit encodes MKLHLKVWRQKDKNDKGRMVSYEANNVNEHMSFLEMLDVVNDGLIKKGEDPIAFDHDCREGICGSCSMVINGVPHGPEKGTTTCQLHMRKFKDGDTVVIEPWRAKAFPVTKDLVVDRSAFDRIIQAGGYVNVNTGGAPDGNALPIPKVDADLAMDAATCIGCGACVAACKNASAMLFVSAKVSHLALLPQGVVEKKERVRKMVNAMDKEGFGNCTNQYECEAACPKEISVNFITRLNREYISS; translated from the coding sequence ATGAAGTTACACCTTAAAGTTTGGAGACAAAAAGATAAAAACGACAAAGGTCGTATGGTCAGTTACGAAGCAAACAACGTAAATGAACATATGTCCTTTTTGGAAATGCTTGATGTTGTGAACGACGGCCTCATCAAAAAAGGAGAAGACCCAATTGCTTTCGACCACGACTGTCGCGAAGGAATTTGTGGGTCATGTTCTATGGTGATCAACGGTGTTCCTCATGGTCCAGAAAAAGGAACCACCACTTGCCAATTGCATATGCGTAAGTTCAAAGATGGCGATACGGTTGTCATCGAACCATGGCGTGCAAAAGCCTTCCCTGTTACAAAAGACCTAGTTGTGGACAGATCTGCCTTTGACCGCATCATCCAAGCGGGTGGTTACGTGAATGTAAACACTGGGGGAGCTCCAGACGGAAACGCACTTCCAATTCCAAAAGTGGATGCAGACCTTGCTATGGATGCTGCAACTTGTATAGGTTGCGGGGCTTGTGTTGCTGCTTGTAAAAATGCATCGGCAATGTTATTTGTTTCGGCGAAGGTTTCTCACCTAGCTCTTTTACCACAAGGTGTTGTGGAGAAAAAAGAAAGAGTTCGTAAAATGGTAAATGCAATGGACAAAGAAGGATTTGGAAATTGTACAAACCAGTATGAGTGTGAGGCTGCATGCCCGAAAGAAATTTCGGTCAATTTTATCACTCGTCTGAATAGAGAATACATTTCCAGCTAA
- a CDS encoding 1-aminocyclopropane-1-carboxylate deaminase, with protein MEVEIHLKSMFPTGYPDLPIRMTKFVDFTMVRDDLLPFGFGTKWRKVFGIIRDAKKKGIKQILLWGSIHGNYLASFTSILRIFGFFVETIAYTKNPNLRTYNERLVRNHSHRFQCYANRSLALDAFRVRSQSFDGLSLPEFGVHPGQILGLSQFWQDLEQKIYMDLGERKITKSPQTTRAILQIEIGSGVSFLSAYNQFHLSSILVQAVMVGESKKTWLNKTRELQTKLGLKQIPICEENLIEITNNDPSLPVTTDGLNENSQPKMKQTIRFGKQNPFFENWIEEYYKENQVLLEPIYSAKTVHNILTIEKRSNEVDPKLPLYYLHQGGQIQHLDLVLSPQIPS; from the coding sequence ATGGAAGTAGAGATACATTTAAAATCGATGTTTCCCACTGGTTATCCAGATCTTCCGATTCGAATGACCAAATTCGTTGATTTTACAATGGTCCGCGATGACCTACTTCCTTTTGGATTTGGGACTAAATGGCGAAAAGTTTTTGGCATTATTCGTGATGCCAAAAAAAAGGGAATCAAACAGATTCTCCTTTGGGGTTCTATCCATGGGAACTACCTCGCAAGTTTTACTTCTATCTTGAGAATCTTTGGTTTTTTTGTCGAAACCATTGCTTACACAAAAAATCCGAATTTAAGAACATACAACGAACGTTTGGTGAGAAATCATTCTCACAGGTTCCAATGTTATGCGAATCGGTCCCTTGCCTTGGATGCATTTAGAGTCAGGAGTCAATCATTCGATGGACTTTCTTTACCCGAATTTGGTGTCCACCCTGGCCAAATTCTTGGACTCTCTCAATTTTGGCAGGATCTGGAGCAAAAAATCTATATGGACCTTGGTGAAAGAAAAATAACGAAATCACCACAAACTACAAGAGCCATCCTACAGATAGAAATCGGATCTGGAGTGAGTTTTTTATCTGCTTACAATCAGTTTCACCTATCTTCCATCCTTGTCCAAGCTGTGATGGTTGGTGAATCCAAAAAAACATGGTTAAACAAAACAAGAGAATTACAAACAAAACTTGGCTTAAAACAAATACCCATCTGTGAAGAGAATCTGATTGAAATCACAAATAATGATCCTTCGTTACCTGTAACCACCGATGGATTAAACGAAAACTCGCAACCGAAAATGAAACAAACAATTCGGTTTGGGAAACAAAATCCTTTTTTTGAAAATTGGATCGAGGAGTATTACAAAGAAAACCAAGTCCTATTGGAACCCATTTATAGTGCTAAAACTGTCCACAACATCCTAACAATAGAAAAACGATCAAACGAAGTAGATCCTAAACTTCCATTGTATTATCTCCACCAAGGAGGACAAATCCAACACTTAGATTTAGTACTCTCCCCGCAGATACCATCATGA
- a CDS encoding DoxX family membrane protein: MIVLYTIVRLLLGALFLFSSVVVLFNLVEQPEVTGNIKIFNDGMKATGYLLTLIKVTELVCALAFLSGRFVPLASVVIAPVVINIFLVHLMIAQDGLPVGIFVVIANAFLGYYNRSAYKPLFVPVHKV; this comes from the coding sequence ATGATAGTTTTGTATACAATCGTTCGTCTTTTGTTAGGCGCCTTGTTTTTATTTTCATCTGTTGTTGTATTATTCAATTTAGTAGAACAACCTGAAGTAACTGGAAACATAAAGATATTCAATGATGGCATGAAGGCCACAGGTTATTTATTAACATTGATTAAGGTGACAGAACTTGTATGTGCTCTTGCTTTTTTATCTGGAAGATTTGTCCCTTTAGCTTCTGTTGTAATTGCACCAGTGGTGATCAATATCTTTTTGGTTCATTTGATGATTGCTCAAGATGGATTGCCAGTTGGGATATTTGTTGTCATTGCTAATGCATTCTTAGGTTATTATAATCGTTCTGCTTACAAACCGTTGTTTGTTCCAGTTCATAAAGTTTAA
- the lepA gene encoding translation elongation factor 4 yields the protein MNERQKFTRNFSIIAHVDHGKSTLADRLLEIGLVTDQRTKKDQILDSMDIERERGITIKANNASFDYHAKDGNVYHLNLIDTPGHVDFTYEVSRSLAACEGVLLIVDASQGVEAQTLANLYLAMDLDLRIIPVINKIDLPSADIDKCKLMIEESLGLNPEEAIPISAKTGLNVQEVLEAICYLLPPPVGDVDAPLKALIYDSFFDTYMGVVAKVRLYDGKLRKGEMIHMMNIGRQFTVTEVGINRLSMVACEELQAGDVGYVVAGMKKMGDAKTGDTITHANRQTAEDVKGFKDAKPMVFAGLFPINGEDFDALVDAIEKLKLNDSALTFERENSAALGFGFRVGYLGLLHMEIVQERLEREFNLALITTAPSVKFRITTTKDDVIEVDNPSKWPDPILIGKSEEPFVKATIIAPESYVGNIMSLVIEKRGIHMDTVYLSKDKLQLTYELPLAELIFEFYDKLKSYTKGYASLDYEEVGYRDSKLVRMDILVNGEPVDALSSIVHKSKAEERGRVIIEKLKDLIPRHQFMIPLQAAIGSKVVARESISALRKNVTAKCYGGDISRKKKLLEKQKEGKKRMKQIGNVEIPQEAFLSILKTGD from the coding sequence GTGAACGAACGCCAAAAATTCACCCGCAATTTTTCCATCATCGCCCATGTCGACCATGGAAAGTCCACTCTGGCGGATCGTTTGCTTGAGATTGGTCTTGTCACGGACCAACGAACGAAAAAAGACCAAATCCTCGATTCCATGGACATCGAAAGGGAACGTGGGATCACGATCAAAGCAAACAATGCTTCTTTCGATTACCACGCCAAAGACGGAAACGTCTACCACCTAAATTTAATTGATACCCCAGGCCATGTCGACTTCACGTACGAAGTGTCACGTTCTCTTGCTGCTTGTGAAGGGGTCCTCCTCATCGTAGATGCAAGCCAAGGAGTCGAAGCCCAAACACTCGCTAACTTATACCTCGCGATGGACCTAGACCTTCGCATCATCCCTGTCATCAATAAAATTGATCTTCCCTCTGCAGACATTGATAAATGTAAACTCATGATCGAAGAGTCGCTTGGCCTAAACCCAGAAGAGGCAATTCCGATTTCAGCAAAAACAGGACTAAATGTCCAGGAAGTACTCGAAGCCATTTGTTACTTACTTCCACCACCAGTAGGGGATGTGGATGCTCCACTGAAAGCACTCATCTACGATTCTTTTTTCGATACCTATATGGGTGTTGTCGCCAAAGTTCGGTTATATGATGGAAAACTTCGTAAAGGAGAAATGATCCATATGATGAACATTGGTCGCCAGTTTACTGTGACGGAAGTGGGGATCAACAGACTTTCTATGGTGGCTTGCGAAGAACTCCAAGCAGGGGATGTAGGGTATGTAGTCGCCGGAATGAAAAAGATGGGAGATGCCAAAACGGGAGATACCATCACTCATGCCAATCGCCAAACAGCAGAAGACGTGAAAGGATTTAAAGACGCAAAACCTATGGTATTTGCAGGATTATTTCCTATCAATGGGGAGGACTTTGATGCCCTAGTAGATGCTATCGAAAAATTAAAGTTAAATGACTCTGCTCTCACTTTCGAAAGGGAAAATTCAGCCGCCCTAGGATTTGGTTTCCGCGTAGGGTATCTTGGCCTCCTTCATATGGAGATCGTTCAAGAACGATTGGAAAGAGAATTTAACCTTGCTCTCATCACAACAGCTCCATCGGTAAAATTTCGCATCACGACAACCAAAGATGATGTGATCGAAGTGGATAACCCTAGTAAATGGCCAGACCCCATTCTCATTGGAAAATCGGAAGAACCCTTTGTCAAAGCGACAATCATTGCCCCAGAATCCTATGTGGGAAATATCATGTCCCTCGTGATCGAAAAACGTGGGATCCACATGGATACAGTCTATTTATCCAAAGACAAATTGCAGTTAACCTATGAACTTCCCTTGGCGGAATTGATCTTCGAATTTTATGACAAATTAAAATCATACACAAAAGGATATGCCTCACTTGATTATGAAGAAGTGGGTTACCGTGATTCGAAACTCGTAAGAATGGACATCCTTGTGAATGGGGAACCAGTGGATGCATTATCTTCCATTGTGCATAAATCCAAGGCAGAGGAAAGGGGCAGGGTCATCATTGAAAAACTAAAAGACCTCATCCCAAGACACCAATTTATGATCCCTTTACAAGCTGCCATTGGATCAAAAGTAGTGGCCCGTGAAAGTATCTCTGCCCTTCGTAAAAACGTAACTGCAAAATGTTACGGTGGTGATATTTCTCGTAAGAAAAAACTCCTCGAAAAACAAAAAGAAGGAAAGAAGAGAATGAAACAAATCGGAAACGTGGAAATCCCACAAGAAGCCTTTTTATCCATTCTCAAAACAGGAGATTAA
- a CDS encoding bifunctional SulP family inorganic anion transporter/carbonic anhydrase, producing the protein MFSHLKQDIPSGLVVFLVALPLCLGVALACGAPLLSGVISGIIGGFVVGFLSHSRTSVSGPAAGLVTLVIAATTALGDYQTFLLSVFLAGFIQIGLGVLRLGFIANYVPSNVIQGLLASIGIILILKQIPHSVGFDINPEEDFIFFQRDGENTFSELLNIHKYFSWGAVIISTISLSLMFVYDKLKWQALRYIPSPILVILIGIVCNQIFKNFKPEFYLTEKHLVTIPNVSNWESIFVFPNFSMIGQSEVWYFAFSIAAFATLETLLNLDAVERIDPHKRLSSPNRELIAQGVGNSLSGLIGGLPITSVIVRSSVNIYTGAETKLSTMVHGVLLAMSILFLSSFLNLIPLCSLAVVLVVTGFKLTNLSVYKSLYKKGLYQFLPFITTILAIIFTDLLTGVLIGLCISFIFILKNNYKNPFSVETENLNIGETIRIELPNQVSFLNKASIKDTLWSLPENAKLIVDASNCNFIDHDILEVLEEFKSVVALEKNIQLNLVGLKDHYELSDQVQFVNILDKEAQQKLTPDDILEFLKRGNERFVKGKWSEKYFKHQVNATAFGQNPIAVVLSCIDSRTSPEIIFDSGLGDIISIRIAGNIVNQEILGSLELSCAKIGTKLIVVLGHSNCGAVSSAIYALKDGNIASITNKIDKAIGTSDPNSKQSNSGNEHIFNHVVKTNVLNSIDEILESSEFLKRKVDAGEYKIVPAFYDTSSGEVQFFHSVQTSPKSESMF; encoded by the coding sequence ATGTTTTCCCATTTAAAACAAGACATTCCGTCTGGACTCGTTGTATTTTTAGTAGCTCTTCCTCTTTGTTTAGGAGTCGCACTTGCTTGTGGTGCACCTTTATTATCAGGAGTGATCTCTGGAATCATTGGTGGGTTTGTAGTTGGTTTCCTTAGCCATTCTCGAACAAGTGTGAGTGGTCCGGCTGCCGGCCTTGTAACGTTAGTCATTGCCGCAACCACTGCGTTAGGCGACTACCAAACTTTTTTATTATCCGTATTTTTAGCTGGTTTTATCCAAATAGGACTTGGTGTTTTACGACTTGGTTTTATCGCAAACTACGTACCTTCCAATGTAATCCAAGGTTTACTCGCATCCATAGGGATCATCCTGATATTAAAACAAATCCCACACTCTGTCGGATTTGATATCAATCCAGAAGAAGATTTTATTTTTTTCCAAAGGGATGGCGAAAATACATTTTCGGAATTATTGAACATTCACAAATATTTTTCTTGGGGAGCAGTGATCATTTCCACCATCTCATTGTCACTGATGTTTGTGTATGATAAGTTAAAATGGCAAGCGCTCAGATACATTCCATCTCCCATTTTAGTGATTCTCATCGGAATTGTATGTAACCAAATTTTTAAGAATTTTAAACCAGAGTTTTATCTAACAGAAAAACATTTGGTAACAATTCCCAATGTGAGCAACTGGGAGAGTATTTTTGTGTTTCCCAATTTTTCGATGATTGGCCAATCGGAAGTATGGTATTTTGCATTTTCTATTGCGGCTTTTGCTACATTGGAAACATTACTGAACTTAGATGCTGTCGAACGAATTGACCCACACAAAAGACTCTCATCACCTAACCGTGAACTAATAGCACAAGGAGTGGGGAATAGTTTATCTGGGCTCATTGGCGGACTACCCATCACTTCCGTCATTGTCAGAAGTTCTGTGAATATTTATACAGGAGCTGAAACAAAATTATCCACAATGGTTCATGGTGTTTTACTTGCTATGAGCATTCTTTTTTTGAGTTCCTTTTTGAATTTGATTCCACTTTGTTCTTTGGCAGTCGTACTTGTTGTCACTGGTTTCAAACTCACAAACTTATCTGTTTACAAATCATTGTATAAAAAGGGACTTTATCAATTTTTACCTTTTATAACAACCATTCTTGCCATTATTTTTACAGACTTATTAACCGGTGTGTTAATTGGACTTTGTATTAGTTTCATTTTTATCTTAAAAAATAATTACAAAAATCCATTTTCTGTTGAAACAGAAAACTTAAATATCGGAGAAACAATCCGCATCGAATTACCGAACCAAGTTTCTTTTTTGAACAAAGCTTCCATCAAAGACACTCTTTGGTCATTACCAGAGAATGCAAAACTCATTGTAGATGCCTCTAATTGTAATTTTATTGATCACGATATTTTAGAAGTATTGGAAGAATTCAAATCCGTAGTTGCTTTAGAAAAAAACATCCAACTGAATTTAGTTGGTTTGAAAGACCATTATGAACTGAGTGACCAAGTGCAATTTGTAAACATCTTGGACAAAGAAGCACAACAAAAGTTAACACCTGATGATATTCTCGAATTCTTAAAACGAGGGAACGAACGATTTGTAAAAGGAAAATGGTCTGAAAAGTATTTTAAACACCAAGTGAACGCCACTGCCTTTGGCCAAAATCCTATTGCAGTTGTCCTTTCCTGTATTGACTCAAGAACAAGCCCAGAAATTATTTTTGATTCAGGGCTTGGTGATATCATTTCCATTCGGATTGCAGGAAATATCGTAAACCAAGAAATCCTCGGAAGTTTAGAATTGTCTTGTGCCAAAATTGGAACCAAACTCATCGTCGTACTTGGTCATTCCAATTGTGGTGCAGTATCCAGCGCAATTTATGCTTTAAAAGATGGAAACATAGCAAGTATCACAAACAAAATTGACAAAGCCATTGGAACGTCAGATCCAAACTCAAAACAATCAAATTCTGGAAACGAACATATTTTTAATCACGTGGTAAAAACCAATGTGCTGAATTCGATTGATGAAATTTTGGAATCTAGTGAATTTTTAAAAAGAAAGGTAGATGCAGGTGAATATAAAATTGTCCCAGCATTTTATGATACATCTTCGGGCGAAGTTCAGTTTTTTCATTCAGTCCAAACTTCACCGAAAAGTGAATCAATGTTTTAA